GCGGCTCAGGATCCAAAAGCCTACCTGAAACTGATAACGCAGGATCAGTGGCCAGACGGGGAGAAAGAGGTCGTGCAGGGAGACGCCGACCACCGAGGCCACCACACTGCAACGCGTCACCATGGAGGCTCCCATGGCGCCCAGGGTCTTTAAACCAAAGATCGGAAGGAATCCGAAGAAAACGCCGATGGAGGTTCCTCCCGCCACTGAGTGTGGAGCATCCTTCGCATCGAGGAGTTCGTGGAATTTCCGGATATATTCCCGGATGTGTCGTTTGATCATGGAAAAGCGGTGGTCAAATGTAATGCCGCTAAGATCGTAATACTAAAGACTACGCGCCCCGCTTGGTCGCCCTTTTTTGGGTCTCCTTGCGGGTCTTTTCCTTCTCCTTGCCCAGAAGTCGATCTGGATTGAGTGCTTGGAGAGCAGGAGGAAGGAAGAGGCCATCCTTGCGGATCAGCTTCCCGTCGAACCAGACTTCGCCGCCGCCATAGTCCTTGCGCTGGATGCAGACCATGTCCCAGTGGATGGCACTCTTGTTTCCATTCCCAGCCACCTCATAGGCCTGACCGGGGGTGAAGTGGAACGATCCCGCGATCTTCTCGTCAAAGAGGATATCGCGCATCGGGTGAAGGATATGCGGATTGAACCCTAGCGAGAACTCTCCGATGAAGCGTGCTCCGGCATCCGTGTCGAGGATCTCGTTCAGCGCCTTGGTATGGTTGGCTGTTGCCTTCATGACCTTCCCCTTCGAGAACTCGAGGCGCACGTTGTCGAAGGCGATCCCGCGGTTCAGCGTCGGTGCATTGAAGGTGACATGACCCTCCACGGAATCCTTCACCGGACAGGAGAAGACCTCACCGTCCGGGATGTTGTGCTCGCCTCCGCAAATGACCGAGCCGATCCCCTTGATGCTGAAGCGGAGGTCGGTGCCGGGACCCTTGATGTGGACCTTGTCGGTGCGGTCCATGAGAGCCTTGAGCGCCTTCATGCCGGGGATCATCGCAGCGTAGTCGAGCGTGCAGACCCGGAAGAAAAATTCGGCGAAGGCTTCCGTGCTCATCTGAGCCTGCTGAGCCATCGAGGGGGTGGGCCAACGCAGCACCACCCAGCGGGTCTTGTTGATCCGGTAGTCGAGGGCGGGGCGGAGCTTTGCCGAGAGCAGAGCCATCTGGGACTGCGGCACGTCAGCCATCTCGGAGATGTTCTGGGAACCACGCACGGCGATATAGGCCTGCATCTTCTTCAGGCGAGCGAGATCGATCGAGGCCATGGTTTCGGCCTGAGAGCCGGTGACGCCCAAGGCCAATTCACGGCTGATGCGTCCGGAGTGCATCACCACATGGGGTTCTGCCTTGGCGGCGCGAGCAGCACGG
This genomic interval from Verrucomicrobiota bacterium contains the following:
- a CDS encoding DUF2062 domain-containing protein, which translates into the protein MIKRHIREYIRKFHELLDAKDAPHSVAGGTSIGVFFGFLPIFGLKTLGAMGASMVTRCSVVASVVGVSLHDLFLPVWPLILRYQFQVGFWILSR
- a CDS encoding aminopeptidase — translated: MSDSRYDSLARVLTTHSTKLKAGERVLIDVADTPEEFVIALIRAARAAKAEPHVVMHSGRISRELALGVTGSQAETMASIDLARLKKMQAYIAVRGSQNISEMADVPQSQMALLSAKLRPALDYRINKTRWVVLRWPTPSMAQQAQMSTEAFAEFFFRVCTLDYAAMIPGMKALKALMDRTDKVHIKGPGTDLRFSIKGIGSVICGGEHNIPDGEVFSCPVKDSVEGHVTFNAPTLNRGIAFDNVRLEFSKGKVMKATANHTKALNEILDTDAGARFIGEFSLGFNPHILHPMRDILFDEKIAGSFHFTPGQAYEVAGNGNKSAIHWDMVCIQRKDYGGGEVWFDGKLIRKDGLFLPPALQALNPDRLLGKEKEKTRKETQKRATKRGA